A stretch of DNA from Thalassococcus arenae:
CCTCTTTCTGCATGTCGGGCGCGGCATGGGGATTGCCATACCATTTCTGGTAGTCGGCGGGATCGCGCAGCCGGAAATCGGCGGACAGATCGACGATCTTGAGATGCCGCGGCAGCTGCGCGATGACCTCCTGGCTGGTTTTGTGCGGCAGCGCGCAAAAGCACAGATCGATCCCGGCGAAATCGATCTCTTCCCAGGTCACGAGATCGGGCAGCGCAAGATGACGCAGATGCGGAAAGACAGCGGCCAGCGGCTGACCGGCCTTGGAATTGGCCGCCAAGGCCCTGATTTCAAACGAAGGGTGCGTGGCAAGAAGCCGGATCAGTTCGGCGCCGGTATAGCCGGAGGCACCAATGATGGCGAGGGATTGGGTCATGTGTCGGTCTTTCGGAAGGTCGCGCCACGGCGCGGAAAACTGGAGATCAGGCAGCAGAAAAGGTGATCTGTCGTCGCAGGAACTGCGTCGCACGGTCGGACACGCGCTTGGGATCGCCCGTGGTCAGAAAACCGGATTGCGTGCCCGTGCCCAGCATGGCCGGATGGCGTTGCAGGTAATCGGCCAGCGCATCGGCCACCAGGTTCGCCTGGCTGTAGACCGCCACATCCGGCCCCAACGCTTCCTGAAAGGCCTCCTGCATCAGCGGGTAATGCGTGCAGCCCAGGATCGCGGCCTCGGGTTCGGGCATCTTGCGCTTGAGCGCATCGACATGGGACCGCACCAGCGCTTCGGCCAGGATCATGTCGCCATCTTCGATCGCGTCGACGATGCCGCCGCAGGCCTGCGCCTCGACATCGACGCCGATCGCGCGAAAAGCCAGTTCGCGCTGGAATGCGCGCGAACGCACGGTGGCAGGCGTGGCGAACAGCGCCACATGCTTGACCGCCACTTCGCGCGGCGGAGAATTGTCGCCCCACCGGCGTTCGGTCAGCGCCTCGATCAGCGGCACGAAGACGCCCAGCACCCGCTTGTCGCGCGGCACCCAGGTTTCCTGCATTCGCCGCAGGGCCGCCGCGCTGGCGGTATTGCAGGCCAGGATCACAAGATCGCAGCCTTCGGCCCAAAGCCGTTCGACCGCGGCGCAGGTCAGCGCAAAGATGTCATCGGCATCGCGCACGCCATAGGGCGCGTGTTTGCTGTCGGCGAAATAGACAAAGGGCACGTCGGGCAGTTTTCTGGTCACGGCGTCCAGCACCGTCAGCCCGCCCAGACCGGAATCGAACACGCCTACCGCCATCTGCCTCGTCCTTCGGGATCAGTAGATCCGCTTTTGCCGCGCGTCCTCGCGCAGGTGTTTTTCTTCGAACTCGAACCCGTAATCGTCCGATTTCACCGGTATCGGAGACAGCTCATACGTCGCTTTGCGCAGGAAATCCATCATCGACCGCGCGTCCTTGGCCCGTGTGGCGATTTCTTCCTGCGGGATGGGCTGGCCGATGGCGACGCGCACGGGCGTATCGACGCGTTTGCGGAATTCCTTGATCAGCAGGCCCATCCGCAACGTCGTGTGCAGGTGGCTGGCCAGCTGGAACAAGCGCGAGGTATGGCCGTCGAAATAGATCGGCACCACGGTGGCCTGCGATTTCACGATCATCTTGGCGGTGAAGGTCCGCCAGCCCGGATCCATCGGCTTGGAAAACGGCCGCGCCGAGGTGGCCACCGTGCCGCCGGGAAAGACGCCGATGCAGCCGCCCGCAGCAAGATAGGCCAGCGCTTCCTTTCGGGTCTCGATGTTTTCCTGCATCGCTTCCTTGGACCCGTCGAAATTGACCGGCAGGATGATCCGGTTCAGTTCCTCGGCCTTGCGGAAGACGTGGTTCGCGAGGATCCGGAAATCGCCGCGCACCACCGACAGGATGTGGCCCATCATCATCCCGTCCAGGATGCCGTAGGGATGGTTGGCGATGACGATCAGCGGGCCGTCCTTGGGCAGGTTGTCGAGGCTGCCGCCGATCACCTCGAGCCCCAGCCCGTAGCGTTCGACCATGACCTGCCAGAAATCCCGGCCCTGCGCGACTTCGACCTCGTAACCATCGGCGCGCCTGATCAGGCCCAGGCGCCCGGTCGCGTTCTCCATCAACCGGATCATCGCCCGTCCGCCCCGCGTGGTGGCGGAATAGGCATAGGAAATGTCACGCGCCGCATGACGCCGGTTCGGCATCACCTCTGCCCTCCAAAGACTGCACGCCTTTTACTGGGCTTTGGGCCCGCTTTCCAGAGACTGTAGCACGGTCGTGACTGTTTCGTGTCACTCGGCCGCTTGCCGCGTCGCCGCTCCGGGGTTGCGCAGAACCGACAGCAATTCCTCGCGCCGCTTGGCGGCCTTGGCCTCGTTCGCGGTCTTGACCGGGCCAAAGCCGCGGATCTGCAACGGCAGTTCGGCCAGCGCCACCAGCGCATCCATCCGCTGATCGTCGGCCTTGGGCAACCATTCCCGCATGTCGGCCTCGTATTGCCGGATCAGGGCGCGTTCCATCTTGCGTTCGGGGTGCCGGCCGAACGGATCGAACGGCGTGCCGCGCAGGATTTTCAACCGGGTCAGCAGGCGGAACCATTTCAGCATGGATGCGCCGTATTCCTTTTTCACCGGCCGACCGTCGGGCCCGATCTTGCTGCTGGACGGCGGGGCAAGGTGGAACGTCATCTCGAAATCGCCATCGAACTGCTCGGCGGCCTTTTCACGGGTCTGCAGCAGCAGCCGCGCCACCTCGTATTCGTCCTTGTAGGCCAACAGCTTGTGATAGCCCTTGGCGACCGCCTCCTTGAGCCGGGGGTCGCCGATGCCGTCGACCATCCGGCGATAGCGCTTGGCCAGCCGCCTGGACTGGAACTGCACGAGGTGATCGGCGCGGAAGGCGATCCTGTCCTCGAGCGACTTGGGCAACTGGACCACGTTGGGTGCGATCAGTGCGGCGGCCTCGTCTGGATGCAGCACCGCCCAGCGGCCGATCTCGAAGGCGCGCTGGTTCTTGTCGACCGCCGCGCCGTTCAGGTTGATCGCCGTCAGGATCGAGTCATGGCTCAGGGGTATCAGGCCGCGCTGCCAGGCCCCGCCCAGGATCATCATGTTGGAAAAGATCGAATCGCCCATCGTGGCGCGCGCCAGTTCCGACGCGTCGAACAGATCAAGCCGGTCGCGCAACCGCGCCTGCAACGCCACCTGCAATCGGTCGGTGGGCAGCGAAAACTCGGTATTGCGGGTGAAATCGCCGGTGATGATCTCGTGGCTGTTGACCACCGCGCCGGTCCGCCCCGTCTTGGTCAGGCCCAGCGTCTTGGCCCCGGCGCTGACCACCAGGTCGCCGCCGATCAGCGCGTCGGCTTCGCCGGTGGCGACGCGCACCGCGCTGATATCTTCGGGCTTGTTGGCCAGGCGAAGATGGATGTGAACCGCGCCGCCCTTTTGCGCCAGGCCCGCCATTTCCATCATGGCCGCGCCCTTGCCGTCGATCTGTGCAGCCTGAGCCAGCACCGCGCCGATGGTCACGACACCCGTGCCCCCGACCCCGGTGACGACGATGTTGTGGGTGCCCTGGATTCCGGGCAGCGCGGGCAACGGCAGGTGCGGCAGGTCCAGCGATGCGGTCTGCGCCTTGCGGACGCTCGTGCCCTTGAGCGTCACGAAGCTGGGGCAAAAGCCCTTGAGGCAGCTGAAATCCTTGTTGCAGGACGACTGATCGATGGCGCGCTTGCGGCCCAGTTCGGTTTCCACCGGCACGATCGACACGCAGTTCGACTGCACGCCGCAATCGCCGCAACCCTCGCAGACATCGGTGTTGATGAAGACCCGCTTGTCGGGATCGGGAAACTGGCCGCGCTTGCGCCGGCGGCGTTTCTCGGCCGCGCAGGTCTGGATATAGACGATGGCGCTGACACCTTCGATCCTGGTGCAGCGCTCCTGCACCGTCTTCAGCTCTGATCGCTCATGGATTTCAATGCCTTGCGGCATGGATTTGAAGTCGACATCTTCCTTTTCGTCATAGACGACGAAGACATCGCGCACGCCCATCGCCTTCAATTCGGCGACGATGCGCTGCGGGCTCAGCCCGCCTTCGTTCTTTTGCCCGCCGGTCATCGCGACGGCGTCGTTGAACAGGATCTTGTAGGTGATCGTGGTGCCCGCGGCCAATGCCGCGCGGATCGCCTGGATGCCGGAATGGTTGTAGGTGCCGTCGCCCAGGTTCTGGAACACGTGGCCGCGCCTGGAAAACGGTGCCTCGCCGATCCAGTTCGCGCCCTCGCCACCCATATGGGTGAAGCCGAGCGTATCGCGGTCCATCCACTGCACCATGTAGTGGCAGCCGATGCCGGCATAGGCGCGGCTGCCTTCGGGCACCTTGGTCGAGCTGTTATGCGGACAGCCCGAGCAGAAATAGGGAATGCGTGCGGCGATCTCTTCGGCATTGTCCGCCTTGGTGGCCTCGTCCAGCGCGTGCAACCCGGCCTTGACGCGGTCGGTACCGCGGCCTTCCTCAACCAGGATTTCGCCCAGCTTGCGGGCGATCCAGATCGGGTCCAGCGCGCCGCGGGTGGGGAACAGTTCCTCGCGGTGCAGCCCGCCTGCGCCGCCCTTGTACCAGCCCCAGACGCGATAGCGGTTGTCGTCGAACAGCGCCTCCTTGATCTGCACCTCGATCAGCTTGCGCTTTTCCTCGACCACCACGATCAGGTCCAGCCCTTCGGCCCAGTCGTGGAAGCCCCGCATGTCCAGCGGGAATGTCTGGCCGACCTTGTAGGTGGTGATGCCCAGACGCTCGGCCTCGGGCGCGTCGATGCCCAGCAGGCTGAGCGCATGGACCAGGTCCAGCCAGTTCTTGCCCGCCGCGACAAAGCCGATCTTGGCGCCGGGTTTGCCCCAGACCCGCTTGTCCATCTTGTTGGCATGCGAGAACGCCTCGGCCGCGAAGCGCTTGTAGTCGATCATCCGCGCCTCTTGCGCGTGCGGGGTGTCGATCAGACGGATGTTCAGCCCGCCCTCGGGCATGTCGAAATCCGGCACCGTCAACGCCATCCGGTCGACCCGGCCATCGACGACGGCCGTCGCCTCGACCGTGTCCTTCATGGTTTTCAGGCCAACCCAGAGCCCCGAGAATCGCGACAAGGCATAGCCATAGATGCCGTAATCCAGGATTTCCTGCACGCCGGCCGGAGACACGATGGGGAAATACGCATCGATCAGCGCCCATTCGGATTGATGCAGCACGGTCGAGGATTCACCGGTGTGATCGTCGCCCATCGCCACCAGAACGCCGCCATGTTTCGACGTGCCGGCCATGTTGGCGTGGCGGAACACGTCGCCGGTGCGATCGACGCCCGGCCCCTTGCCGTACCAAAGCCCGAACACCCCGTCGAATTTTCCCTCACCCCGCAGTTCCGCCTGCTGGCTGCCCCACAGCGCGGTCGCTGCCAGGTCTTCGTTCAGACCTTCCTTGAACAGGATATCGGCTTCTTTCAGGAACTTGGCGGCGCGCGTCATCTGCAAGTCCACCGCCCCCAGGGGCGAGCCGCGATAGCCGGTTACGTAACCCGCGGTGTTCAGCCCCGCGGCGGTGTCGCGCGCCTTTTGCGTCAGCATCAGACGGACCAGCGCCTGCGTGCCGTTCAGCAGAACCTGATCCTTGGTCAGGTCGAAACGGTCGTTCAGCGATATTTGGTGCTTGCTCATGACCCGCGCCTCCCCACGCCGATGGTCGTGCCGATAGCGATATTTTAGGTCACCAACACTGACCTGACTAGGGAATTTTTCGTGATTTTCACCGCTTACGACATGCAAGACTTAATATAGGGCATTATGTCGTGTAAGGGGCATCACGGATCAAAGAAGTTGCGGCCATGGATTGGGACAAGCTCAGAATATTTCACGCGGTCGCGGACGCGGGCAGCCTGACCCATGCCGGCGATGCCTTGCACCTGTCGCAATCGGCCGTGTCCAGGCAGATTCGCGCGCTTGAGGAATCGCTGAACACCACCCTGTTCCACCGCCATGCGCGCGGACTGATTCTGACCGAACAGGGGGAATTGCTGTTCGACGCCACCCGATCGATGTCCAAGCGCATCGATGCCGCGACCGCGCGCATCCGCGACAGCGAAGAAGAGGTGTTCGGCGAATTGCGCGTCACCACCACCTTCGGCTTCGGCGCGCTGTGGCTGGCGCCGCGCCTGACCAAGCTTTACGAGAAATATCCCGACCTGAACATCGACCTGATGCTCGAGGAACGCGTGCTGGACCTGCCCATGCGCGAGGCCGACGTGGCGATCCGCATGAAGGAACCCAGCCAGGCCGACCTCATTCGCAAGCGGCTGATGTCGATCCGGATGCGGCTTTATGCGTCGCCGGAATACCTGTCGGCATTCGGCGAACCGAAAACCATCGAGGACATGTCCAAACACCGCCTGATCTGCCAGAACACCCGGGCGGCTCAGGTTTCGGCCGGTCTGAACCTGGTGCAGCAGCTTTTGACCTTCGACATCCGTTCGACGCTGACGGTGAACAATTATTTCGGCGTGCTGCAGGCGGTCATCAGCAATCTCGGCATCGGCGTTCTGCCCGATTACATCATCGAAGACTTTCCGAACGTCGTGCGGGTGCTGCCGGACGTGGAATCCGTCGAGGTTCCGGTCTTTCTGGCCTACCCCGAAGAACTGCGGCAATCCAAGCGCATCGCGGCCTTCCGCGATTTCGTGCAAGAGGAAATCATCGCTCACCGGCGCTCGCTCAAGGCCATGGGCGCTGATTGAACCGATCGCGGCGGGAAGCATGAAGGGCGATTCGAAGAACCCGCTTTCAACCCTACCGGGAATGCGGTCAGGCGGATCGCGGGTCTGGTCATTGCACAAGAACCAGGCACAATACTGTGTGCTATGCGTCACACGCATGACGGAAATGCTGCACGCGCGACACATCAGAGCTTGATCGTACGAAAAGTGATGTCTAATTGGATTCATGGACGATGAAACGCCTAACGGCGCATCATCTTCATACCTCCCTGTTGGACTTCGGCCGAGCCTTGTGCTCGGCCTTTTTTCTTGCTTCGTCGGTCCGCGACCCCCATCTGGCAGGGTATCCGGAGGCTTGACCGCGTCATGACGAAACGCGCCGCATCCATTCTGGCCCGCCCTGTCTGGGTGGCCTTAGGGGCTCTCAGCCTTGCGCTCGGGCTGCTGGGGGTCATGCTGCCTGTCCTGCCGACGACGCCGCTTGTGCTTCTGGCGGCCTTTTGTTTCGGCAAGGGCTCGCCACGGCTGCGGCTCTGGCTCGACACCCATCCGGCGTTCGGGGAACCGATCCGGCAATGGGAAGAAAGCGGCGCCATCGCGCCAGCGCACAAGCGGCTTGCCGTGACCATGATGGGGGCCACCTGGCTCGTCAGCCTCGCGGTCGCGTTGCCCTGGCCGGTCCTGGCGATCCAGGCGGTTTGCCTGTCCGGCGCCGGCTGGTATGTCTGGACCAGACCCGACGCCCCGTGACCGCGAAAGAAGACGCCGATGCCCAGAGCCTTGTCCTGTTCCTGCGGCGCGATGCGCTGGCATGTCGATGACCGCGCCGGCGGCACGCATGTCGCCTGCTACTGCGCCGATTGCCAGACCTTCGCCAACCATCTGGGCAAGCCCGACTACCTGACCAATGGCGGCACCGAGATCTTTCAGACCCTGCCCGCCAATATCGCCATCGATGCCGGGATGGAACATCTGGCCCTGCTGCGATTGTCCCCCAATGGCCTGTTGCGCTGGTATGCGGGCTGTTGCGGAACGCCCCTCGCCACCACCCTGCCGCGCGCCTCGCTGCCCTTCGTCGGCGTCATCCTGCCCCCCGGTGCGCCGGGCTTCGGACCGGTCACGGCGCATCTCAACACCGCCGCCGCACATTCGCCGCAACGGCAAAGCGGTGCGATGGGCGCGGTATTCGCGATCCTGGGCCGCACGCTGGCCGCGTATCTGACCGGGCGGCGCGGTTCGCTGTTCTTCGACGACGGCCACCCGGTGCGCGACCCGCTGGTCCTGACGCTGGACGAACGCAACGCCGCGCGTCCGCGCTAACCCCTTTTCCCCGGCCCGGGCATTGCGTAATAGGGCGCAGGCGCGAGGAAAGGACACAAGATGCAGGACCCGGCGATCACCGAAGAGCTTATCGAAGCGCATGGGATCAAGCCCGACGAATATGCCCGTATCCTGCAGATCCTGAACCGCGAACCCACCTTCACCGAATTGGGCATCTTCTCGGCCATGTGGAACGAACATTGTTCCTACAAGTCGTCCAAGATCCATCTGCGCACCCTGCCCACCACCGGCCCGCAGGTGATCTGCGGCCCCGGCGAGAACGCCGGCGTCGTTGATATCGGCGACGGCCAGGCGGTGGTCTTCAAGATGGAAAGCCACAACCACCCGTCGTATATCGAACCCTACCAGGGCGCCGCGACCGGTGTCGGCGGCATCCTGCGCGACGTCTTCACCATGGGCGCGCGGCCCATTGCGGCGATGAACGCGCTGTCCTTCGGCGAAAAGGATCACCCCAAGACCCGGCAACTGGTGCATGGCGTGGTCGAGGGCGTGGGCGGATACGGCAATTGCTTTGGCGTGCCGACCGTTGGGGGCGAAGTGCGCTTTCACCCCGCCTATAACGGCAATTGCCTGGTCAATGCCTTTGCCGCCGGTCTGGCGGATGCCGACAAGATCTTCTACTCGGCCGCGTCGGGCGTCGGCCGCCCGGTGGTCTATCTGGGCGCCAAGACGGGGCGCGACGGCGTCGGCGGCGCGACGATGGCCAGCGCCGAGTTCGACGAAACCATCGAGGAAAAGCGCCCCACCGTACAGGTCGGCGACCCGTTCACCGAAAAGCGCCTGATGGAAGCCTGTCTCGAACTGATGCAGACCGGCGCGGTGATCTCGATCCAGGACATGGGCGCGGCGGGCCTGACCTGTTCGGCGGTCGAGATGGGCGACAAGGGCGGTTTGGGCGTGCGCCTCGACCTGGAAAACGTGCCGCAGCGCGAGGCGCAGATGACAGCCTATGAAATGATGCTGTCGGAAAGCCAGGAACGCATGCTGATGGTTCTGGACCCCGCCAAGGAGGCCGAGGCCCGCGCGGTGTTCGAGAAATGGGATCTGGATTTCGCCATCGTCGGCGAAACCATCCCCGAAGACCGCTTTCTGATCGTCCATAACGGCGAGGTGAAGGCCGATCTGCCGCTGTCAAAACTCAGCTCATCCGCCCCGGAATACGACCGCCCGTGGGAGCCGACGCCCCCCGCCGAACCGCTGGCCGATGTGCCGCAGATCGATCCGGCCGATGCCCTCAAGGCGCTCGTTTCCAGCCCGAATTACTGTTCGCGCGAATGGGTTTACGAACAATACGACAGCCAGGTCATGGCCGACACAGTGCGCATTCCGGGCTTTGGCGCCGGGGTGATCCGCGTGCACGGCACCGACAAGAAGCTGGCCTTTACCTCGGACGTGACGCCGCGCTACGTGCGCGCCAACCCCGTCGAAGGCGGCAAGCAGGCGGTGGCCGAAGCGTTCCGCAACCTTTGCGCCGTCGGTGCGCGGCCGCTTGCTACGACCGACAACCTGAATTTCGGCAACCCCGAGAAACCCGCGATCATGGGCCAGTTCGTCGGCGCCATCCGCGGCATCGGCGAGGCCTGCGCGGCGCTCGACATGCCCATCGTGTCGGGCAACGTGTCGCTCTACAACGAAACCGACGGCCAGGCGATCCTGCCCACGCCCACCATCGGCGCGGTGGGTCTGATCGCGGCCGACGAAGAGCCGATCCTGGGTTACGCCCGCGACGGTCACGTGGCCCTTGTCGTCGGCGAAACCACGGGCCATCTCGGCCAGTCCGCCCTGCTCTACGAGGTGTTCAACCGCGAAGACGGCGACGCGCCCGCGGTCGACCTGATGGCCGAACGCCGCAACGGCGAATTCATCCGTGCCAATCGCGACCTGATCAAGTGCTGCACGGATCTGTCCGATGGCGGGCTGGCCCTCGCGGCATTCGAGATGGCCGAAGCGTCCGGCGTGGGCGTTCACCTGGACAGCGATGACACCGCGGCGTTGTTCGGCGAAGACCAGGGCCGGTATCTGATCGCCTGCAATTTCGATTCGGCCGAGGCGCTCATGGTGGCGGCCGGCCAGGCCGGCGTGCCGATCCAAAGCGTCGGGCGATTCCACGGCGACACCGTGCGCTTCGGCAATTCCGAAGCGCCGCTGGCCGAGCTGTCGGCGCTTTATCGTGGCACGTTCGGCGGATTGTTCGGCTAGGGCGCGAAACGGTCCGGCCGTCCGGATGAATTCGCGGTCGAATACGGGACGCCCCGCGCGATGGGGGAAATTCGCCGACCGGTGCGTGCGCCCGCATGGGCCACTTGCTCGGACCGGCCAAGGCGGGTTTAGTCGGGCGATGATACGCACCCTTTTCCTTATCCCGGCCCTGTTCGCCCTGCCACTTCACGCGCAGGACACCCAGCGGCAAAGCATGCCTTCGGCGTATTTCGCCCTCAAGAACCAGGGCGGCGCGTTCGATTTCGACGAAGCGGATTGGCGCGCCGCTGTCGCGCAGGCGTCCGAACGGGTCTACTGGAAGATCGACCGCGACCCCGAGATGATGAAGCGCGTGCACGAGGTTGCCGCCAGCGTCGAGGGTGACGCGCCGTTCGCATGGCTGTTCGCCGTCAACCTGCGACCGGACCAGGCGGCCCAATTCGACATCCTGCTCGACAATCTGCTGGAAAACGACACCTCCGGTCAGTTCGCCGGGGCCGAATTCGTGCTGAACGGACCGCTGTGCCGGGTGATCCGCAGCGCCGACACGACCGAAGGCCCGATACACTATATCGCCGTCGTGGACGGCACCCCCGAACGCAGCGCCTGCTACGGCGCCTTCATCGCTCAGGTGCTTGAAAACCCGCAGGACTACCAGCCCGTGGCGCCCAAGCAGATCGCCATCGACGCGGATGCCCTGGCGGTGCAGGCAGCGATGCCCGCCATGTCCCTGGCCACGGCGGATTTCATCGTCCCGGAAATCTGGCAGACCGAGCGCCGCGCCCAGATCCGCGAAGGCGGCACGACCTTTGCGCCGGGCGAGATGATCATGCTGCACGCCGTTCTTGACCATGTCGGCCGCGACCTGGCCGGCACGCCGCTGGCCTCGTATGAAATCCGGCTGGATATCGAGGTGCGCGACACCAACGGCACGGTGCTTGGACGCCAGGACGATGCGATGCGGTTCACCGGCCAGCCGGTGCACAGCGTGCCGATCCGCGACGATTATTTCGGAACCGGGGTGGTCACGGGCTTTCCGCTGCAAAACCCGGGCGAATACGAACTGCTCTTTCGCCTGATCGACCAGAACCGTCCGGCAGAGGTCGGGACGCTGGAAATCGTCAAACGCGTCGTCGTCAACTAGCGCCGTCCGGCGCGGTGACCGCGCGCGCTTGGTGCCGGTGGACCGGGTGCGTGCCGCGCCCGCAAATGCCGCTGCAAACCCCATCCATCAGCTTGCACCCGACCGCGCCCCGCCCTACCTTCTGACCAACACAGGAGGGGATCGCCAATGCCGATGTCGGCCCATGAAATCGAAACGCTGATCCGCGCCAGCTTTCCCGACGCCAAGATCGTCGTCGAAGGGGATGACGGCGTGCACATGTCGGCCATGGTCGTCGACGAAAGCTTTCGCGGCATGAACCGCGTCCAGCAGCAGCGCGCCGTCTATGCCGCGCTCAAGGGCAAGATGGACGGGTCGAACGGCGAACTGCACGCCCTTGCCCTGACCACACGGGCGCCGGACTGACGCGCGGCCCGCGTGACAATTGTCAAGGTGGGCGTGCGGGCCAAGCGGCTAGGACGACCGCAAGGCGCAAACCCGCCGAAAACATGAACAACTCCGGGGCCGCCCCCGGGCCATGAAAGGAAACGCGCATGTCCGCAAAGGACCAGATCAAGGATACCGTCGCCGCCAATGACGTGGTGTTGTTCATGAAAGGCACCAAGGAAATGCCGCAATGCGGGTTTTCCAGCCGCGTCGCCGGCGTGCTGAACTACATGGGTGTCGAATTCAAGGACGTGAACGTGCTGGCAGACGAGGCGCTGCGCCAGGGGATCAAGGATTATTCCGACTGGCCGACCATCCCGCAGCTTTACGTCAAGGGCGAGTTCGTCGGCGGCTGCGATATCGTCACCGAGATGACGTTGTCCGGGGAACTGGACGCGTTGTTCGACCAGAACGGCGTGACCTACGACAAGGACGCCGCCGAAAAGATCCGCGAAGCCAACGCCTGACCGGCTGCGCTTTGCTGTAACGCGACTGCGCCCTTCCGGGCGCTGCGTGGTGGCGCTGATGCGGGTCACGGCCCTTGTCGCGTGGCGTGACAAGATCGACCGGGCTGCCGAAGCAGCCTTATCGCGGGAGCTTGCGGACAGGATGTGCGGGCGATGGTTGCAGTGCTGGCCGTGTTCCTCGGGAGTGTCGCCGCGGCGACGCTGCTGCTGTGGATATGGAGCCCGGGAACCCTGCGTCCGGTCGTCGACGAAGCCGGGCAGCCGTCTCCACAAGGCCTAGCCGAAAAGCGCCCTGTCGTCCTGAACGGCGTCGATCAATGGCTGATCATCAAAAGCCACGATCGCGGGAACCCGCTACTGCTCTACCTGCACGGCGGCATGCCGGACTATTTCCTGACCCAGGATTTCCCCACCGGGATGGAGCGTCATTTCACCGTCGTCTGGTGGGACCAGCGTGGCGCGGGACTGTCCTTCCGGGCGGGCATGACGGCCGACGCGGTCAGCACCGAACAATTGGTCGACGATGCACTGCGTCTGGCGCGTGACCTGTGTGACCGGTTCGGACAAGAGCGCATCTATCTCATGGGTCATTCCGGCGGCACGGTCATCGGTGCCCTGGCCGCCTGTCGGGAACCGGAGTTGTTTCACGCCTATATCGGCGTCGCGCAGATCACCGACCAGTTGCGGTCCGAAGCGCTGGCGCGCGATTTCATGCTGGCGGCCTGCCGCGCGTCCGGCCACCGCCGCATGGCCCGGCGTCTGGAACGCGTGCCGCCGCTGGATCGCATTCCCCTGCCCGATGACTGGATGGCGATCCGCGACAAGGCGATGCACAGGCTGGGCGTCGGCACGATGCGCGAGATCCGCTCGGTCGGCAGGGGCCTGTTCCTGCGGTCTTTGCGCAACCGCGAATTCACCATGGCCGAAAAGCTGCGGATGTGGCGCGGCAAGGCGATGCTGGGCTATCCGATCTGGAACGATATCCTCGGCCGCGACCTGACGCGGGACGTGCCGCGTCTGAACCTGCCGGTGTATCTGCTGCACGGCGTGCACGACCACACGGTGTCCTATCCGCTGGCACAGCGCTATTTCGCGCGGCTCGACGCGCCGGTCAAAGGGTTCTACAGCTTTGCACGGTCCGCCCACAGCCCGCTTTTCGAGGAACCCCAGCGGTTTC
This window harbors:
- the murI gene encoding glutamate racemase; this encodes MAVGVFDSGLGGLTVLDAVTRKLPDVPFVYFADSKHAPYGVRDADDIFALTCAAVERLWAEGCDLVILACNTASAAALRRMQETWVPRDKRVLGVFVPLIEALTERRWGDNSPPREVAVKHVALFATPATVRSRAFQRELAFRAIGVDVEAQACGGIVDAIEDGDMILAEALVRSHVDALKRKMPEPEAAILGCTHYPLMQEAFQEALGPDVAVYSQANLVADALADYLQRHPAMLGTGTQSGFLTTGDPKRVSDRATQFLRRQITFSAA
- a CDS encoding lysophospholipid acyltransferase family protein, which encodes MPNRRHAARDISYAYSATTRGGRAMIRLMENATGRLGLIRRADGYEVEVAQGRDFWQVMVERYGLGLEVIGGSLDNLPKDGPLIVIANHPYGILDGMMMGHILSVVRGDFRILANHVFRKAEELNRIILPVNFDGSKEAMQENIETRKEALAYLAAGGCIGVFPGGTVATSARPFSKPMDPGWRTFTAKMIVKSQATVVPIYFDGHTSRLFQLASHLHTTLRMGLLIKEFRKRVDTPVRVAIGQPIPQEEIATRAKDARSMMDFLRKATYELSPIPVKSDDYGFEFEEKHLREDARQKRIY
- a CDS encoding indolepyruvate ferredoxin oxidoreductase family protein; translation: MSKHQISLNDRFDLTKDQVLLNGTQALVRLMLTQKARDTAAGLNTAGYVTGYRGSPLGAVDLQMTRAAKFLKEADILFKEGLNEDLAATALWGSQQAELRGEGKFDGVFGLWYGKGPGVDRTGDVFRHANMAGTSKHGGVLVAMGDDHTGESSTVLHQSEWALIDAYFPIVSPAGVQEILDYGIYGYALSRFSGLWVGLKTMKDTVEATAVVDGRVDRMALTVPDFDMPEGGLNIRLIDTPHAQEARMIDYKRFAAEAFSHANKMDKRVWGKPGAKIGFVAAGKNWLDLVHALSLLGIDAPEAERLGITTYKVGQTFPLDMRGFHDWAEGLDLIVVVEEKRKLIEVQIKEALFDDNRYRVWGWYKGGAGGLHREELFPTRGALDPIWIARKLGEILVEEGRGTDRVKAGLHALDEATKADNAEEIAARIPYFCSGCPHNSSTKVPEGSRAYAGIGCHYMVQWMDRDTLGFTHMGGEGANWIGEAPFSRRGHVFQNLGDGTYNHSGIQAIRAALAAGTTITYKILFNDAVAMTGGQKNEGGLSPQRIVAELKAMGVRDVFVVYDEKEDVDFKSMPQGIEIHERSELKTVQERCTRIEGVSAIVYIQTCAAEKRRRRKRGQFPDPDKRVFINTDVCEGCGDCGVQSNCVSIVPVETELGRKRAIDQSSCNKDFSCLKGFCPSFVTLKGTSVRKAQTASLDLPHLPLPALPGIQGTHNIVVTGVGGTGVVTIGAVLAQAAQIDGKGAAMMEMAGLAQKGGAVHIHLRLANKPEDISAVRVATGEADALIGGDLVVSAGAKTLGLTKTGRTGAVVNSHEIITGDFTRNTEFSLPTDRLQVALQARLRDRLDLFDASELARATMGDSIFSNMMILGGAWQRGLIPLSHDSILTAINLNGAAVDKNQRAFEIGRWAVLHPDEAAALIAPNVVQLPKSLEDRIAFRADHLVQFQSRRLAKRYRRMVDGIGDPRLKEAVAKGYHKLLAYKDEYEVARLLLQTREKAAEQFDGDFEMTFHLAPPSSSKIGPDGRPVKKEYGASMLKWFRLLTRLKILRGTPFDPFGRHPERKMERALIRQYEADMREWLPKADDQRMDALVALAELPLQIRGFGPVKTANEAKAAKRREELLSVLRNPGAATRQAAE
- a CDS encoding LysR family transcriptional regulator, with product MDWDKLRIFHAVADAGSLTHAGDALHLSQSAVSRQIRALEESLNTTLFHRHARGLILTEQGELLFDATRSMSKRIDAATARIRDSEEEVFGELRVTTTFGFGALWLAPRLTKLYEKYPDLNIDLMLEERVLDLPMREADVAIRMKEPSQADLIRKRLMSIRMRLYASPEYLSAFGEPKTIEDMSKHRLICQNTRAAQVSAGLNLVQQLLTFDIRSTLTVNNYFGVLQAVISNLGIGVLPDYIIEDFPNVVRVLPDVESVEVPVFLAYPEELRQSKRIAAFRDFVQEEIIAHRRSLKAMGAD
- a CDS encoding YbaN family protein, whose amino-acid sequence is MTKRAASILARPVWVALGALSLALGLLGVMLPVLPTTPLVLLAAFCFGKGSPRLRLWLDTHPAFGEPIRQWEESGAIAPAHKRLAVTMMGATWLVSLAVALPWPVLAIQAVCLSGAGWYVWTRPDAP
- a CDS encoding DUF6151 family protein, whose amino-acid sequence is MPRALSCSCGAMRWHVDDRAGGTHVACYCADCQTFANHLGKPDYLTNGGTEIFQTLPANIAIDAGMEHLALLRLSPNGLLRWYAGCCGTPLATTLPRASLPFVGVILPPGAPGFGPVTAHLNTAAAHSPQRQSGAMGAVFAILGRTLAAYLTGRRGSLFFDDGHPVRDPLVLTLDERNAARPR